In a single window of the Vitis vinifera cultivar Pinot Noir 40024 chromosome 6, ASM3070453v1 genome:
- the LOC100251674 gene encoding protein LATERAL ROOT PRIMORDIUM 1, with the protein MMMMMMREKESAVVATTRRLPSDSGAFADWVASSSTGRAADDLSLGFNAGPAAAGNASSASGGGMWSSSSRQINYGLPHEMGMVGLRDVFVVAPASSFHHNNQHDPIISDPHAINGSNAATALGVGVGVGVIPLLTAAPCLAPSSMGGVDEADMLGHRSKGGGIQFWQNQQTQHANYLKKPMILDHNSSSNLLSCGVGGVGASGPTTAGGTTCQDCGNQAKKDCSHRRCRTCCKSRGFDCATHVKSTWVPAARRRERQLMVSVTPGAGSSGSTSGAKKPRLITSQTTTTSHTSTSNTTPPRSFDTSSSHQDASFKEALPGQVRAPAVFKCVRVTAVDDGEDEYAYQAVVKIGGHVFKGFLYDQGLETRDGFPNISELHLGGGSGSGGGGGARNGGTSSPILDPPDIYAASGGGLLGGSSYGNAIN; encoded by the exons AATCAGCAGTTGTGGCTACTACAAGGAGACTGCCTTCAGATTCTGGCGCTTTTGCTGACTGGGTCGCTTCTTCTTCCACCGGCCGTGCCGCCGATGACCTCTCTCTGGGATTCAATGCTGGCCCAGCCGCCGCTGGAAACGCCTCCTCTGCCAGCGGCGGTGGAATGTGGTCTTCCTCCTCTCGCCAGATCAATTACGGCCTCCCACATGAGATGGGCATGGTGGGTCTTCGCGACGTCTTCGTCGTCGCTCCGGCCTCCTCCTTCCACCACAACAACCAGCACGACCCCATCATCTCCGATCCTCACGCCATCAATGGCTCGAATGCAGCCACCGCTCTTGGTGTTGGGGTCGGCGTCGGTGTCATCCCCCTCCTCACTGCCGCTCCTTGCCTCGCTCCGTCGAGCATGGGTGGCGTCGACGAAGCAGATATGCTAGGCCATCGAAGCAAAGGCGGTGGAATACAGTTCTGGCAAAACCAGCAAACCCAGCACGCCAATTATCTCAAGAAACCCATGATTCTCGATCACAATAGCTCTTCCAATTTGCTCAGCTGTGGCGTTGGTGGAGTCGGTGCTTCGGGTCCTACAACCGCGGGTGGGACGACGTGCCAGGACTGTGGAAATCAAGCCAAGAAAGACTGCAGTCATCGCCGGTGCAGAACTTGCTGCAAAAGCCGTGGTTTTGATTGCGCTACTCACGTCAAGAGCACATGGGTTCCGGCCGCTAGGAGGCGAGAGCGACAGCTCATGGTCTCCGTCACTCCCGGAGCAGGCTCTTCAGGGTCCACCTCCGGTGCTAAGAAACCTAGGCTCATCACTTCACAAACTACTACAACATCTCATACTTCCACTTCCAATACAACTCCTCCAAGAAGCTTTGATACTAGTTCGAGTCATCAAG ATGCGAGTTTTAAAGAGGCATTGCCGGGGCAAGTCCGAGCCCCGGCCGTGTTCAAGTGTGTTAGAGTGACTGCGGTGGATGATGGCGAAGACGAATATGCTTACCAGGCAGTGGTGAAGATTGGTGGGCATGTGTTCAAAGGGTTTCTATACGATCAAGGGTTGGAAACAAGAGATGGGTTTCCCAATATCTCAGAGCTGCATTTGGGTGGTGGTAGTGGTAGTGGTGGCGGTGGTGGGGCTAGGAATGGGGGGACTTCCTCCCCAATTCTCGACCCTCCTGATATCTATGCGGCTTCGGGAGGAGGCCTGCTTGGAGGTTCAAGCTACGGTAACgcaataaattga